In Sorghum bicolor cultivar BTx623 chromosome 8, Sorghum_bicolor_NCBIv3, whole genome shotgun sequence, one genomic interval encodes:
- the LOC8066329 gene encoding uncharacterized protein LOC8066329 isoform X2: MVAATDSCSHRRQARAQSGGGAQRNGGELGTRDDGLQEEEGLQRKQHQDECMDEDGSIDPTDLQEQEIIDDLGFSSVERILNIAILTSLFQV, from the exons ATGGTCGCCGCCACTGACTCTTGCTCGCACCGCCGCCAAGCAAGGGCACAGAGTGGTGGTGGTGCTCAACGAAACGGAGGGGAGCTGGGAACTAGAGACGATGGCttacaagaagaggaaggcctgCAGCGCAAGCAACATCAGGATGAG TGCATGGATGAAGATGGCAGCATCGATCCTACTGATCTTCAAGAGCAAGAAATTATAGATGATTTAG GCTTCTCAAGTGTGGAaagaatattaaatattgctATACTTACCAGTTTGT TCCAAGTTTGA
- the LOC8066329 gene encoding uncharacterized protein LOC8066329 isoform X1 produces the protein MVAATDSCSHRRQARAQSGGGAQRNGGELGTRDDGLQEEEGLQRKQHQDECMDEDGSIDPTDLQEQEIIDDLGDHLVVEMQSIVDVLQGFSSVERILNIAILTSLFQV, from the exons ATGGTCGCCGCCACTGACTCTTGCTCGCACCGCCGCCAAGCAAGGGCACAGAGTGGTGGTGGTGCTCAACGAAACGGAGGGGAGCTGGGAACTAGAGACGATGGCttacaagaagaggaaggcctgCAGCGCAAGCAACATCAGGATGAG TGCATGGATGAAGATGGCAGCATCGATCCTACTGATCTTCAAGAGCAAGAAATTATAGATGATTTAGGTGATCATCTAGTAGTTGAAATGCAGTCCATTGTTGATGTTTTACAAG GCTTCTCAAGTGTGGAaagaatattaaatattgctATACTTACCAGTTTGT TCCAAGTTTGA